From a single Paenibacillus sp. FSL R5-0345 genomic region:
- a CDS encoding response regulator transcription factor has translation MMISIMVVEDKHPILRNLVKKIGSFSPRLQVIGEATDGITALEMCLRLKPQIVFTDIRMPGMDGLELITEIKKVHPDTLFIIISGYNDFEYAREALRLGVREFLLKPVTQAALNEVLENVTQLAHTHNVTKEQQLLSDLLRGRAVLSFDKYEQMNHKCFSILVICAGSISRFPIDLSNPSNDFWLKNDLASFLSIPMNTAYDNSWVFDGESMNEMVVVFSYKQGLTIDFTEIYNLFLSKYEAHEQLFTFAVSNSVENLSKLRLEYQLSRMILGKNAIFAKSSLLFVKDFSLNSHSTIDLDKAFDTKKIISFIKNQKREAFYCELETNFASWSEQNYTQSDVELCLSQILYNACNATLQKHIVNSDLNLELDEVISNSKDYPALLKNITFLFNKFFYSAQGSEPASSSAKWIVETVATYFNDHLSDEIAIADIADMVNLNVSFLSREFKKHKGSAPIEYLTQLRIEKAKLLIKDTSSNLKFKEIADMVGYNNQYYFSKVFKLITGLTPSEFKSASDSNLFS, from the coding sequence ATGATGATATCCATCATGGTTGTGGAAGATAAACATCCTATTTTAAGAAATCTAGTTAAGAAAATCGGAAGCTTTAGCCCTCGTTTACAGGTAATTGGTGAAGCCACGGATGGGATAACCGCACTAGAGATGTGTCTTCGCTTAAAGCCTCAGATCGTGTTCACAGATATTCGCATGCCTGGAATGGATGGTCTGGAATTGATCACGGAAATAAAGAAAGTACATCCGGATACGCTCTTTATTATTATTAGCGGCTATAACGATTTTGAATATGCTAGAGAGGCTTTGCGTCTTGGCGTACGGGAATTCCTCTTAAAACCTGTTACCCAAGCCGCTTTGAACGAGGTATTAGAAAATGTCACTCAATTAGCTCACACCCATAATGTCACTAAGGAACAACAGCTATTATCGGATTTACTTCGAGGAAGAGCTGTCCTGTCGTTCGATAAATATGAGCAAATGAATCATAAATGCTTCTCCATTCTTGTCATTTGTGCGGGTTCCATCTCAAGATTTCCTATAGACTTATCTAATCCGTCCAATGACTTTTGGCTGAAAAATGATTTGGCAAGCTTTCTTTCTATTCCTATGAATACAGCATATGATAATTCTTGGGTGTTTGATGGCGAGTCTATGAATGAAATGGTTGTGGTCTTCAGCTATAAACAAGGGCTTACAATCGATTTCACAGAGATTTATAACTTATTCCTATCAAAGTATGAAGCACACGAGCAGCTTTTTACTTTTGCCGTAAGCAATAGCGTCGAGAATCTATCGAAGCTAAGGTTAGAATATCAGCTAAGTCGAATGATTTTAGGCAAAAACGCTATTTTCGCCAAATCTAGCCTTCTGTTCGTTAAAGATTTCTCTCTAAACTCTCACTCCACCATCGATCTAGATAAGGCTTTTGACACAAAGAAGATCATTTCTTTCATCAAAAATCAAAAAAGAGAAGCCTTTTATTGCGAATTAGAGACAAACTTCGCTTCCTGGAGCGAGCAAAATTATACCCAAAGTGACGTTGAGTTATGCTTATCTCAAATCTTGTATAATGCCTGTAACGCCACTTTACAAAAGCATATCGTGAATAGTGATCTAAATCTGGAACTTGATGAAGTCATCTCAAACTCCAAAGATTACCCAGCCTTGCTTAAAAATATTACGTTCCTGTTTAATAAATTCTTCTACTCTGCGCAAGGGTCTGAGCCTGCTTCCAGTTCCGCCAAATGGATTGTAGAGACGGTAGCAACCTACTTCAATGATCATTTATCTGATGAAATCGCGATCGCAGATATTGCTGATATGGTTAATCTCAATGTGTCCTTTTTAAGCAGAGAATTTAAGAAACATAAGGGCTCAGCTCCCATCGAATATCTAACACAGCTTAGAATTGAAAAAGCAAAACTGTTGATTAAGGATACATCCTCCAATCTCAAGTTTAAAGAGATCGCAGATATGGTTGGTTATAACAATCAATATTATTTCAGTAAAGTATTTAAACTTATTACAGGATTAACGCCTAGCGAATTCAAAAGTGCTTCTGATTCAAACCTTTTTAGTTAA
- a CDS encoding sensor histidine kinase, translating to MFSKLGFQNKVIVTIMGIFFLILLLSMVYLYTYMKSMLIQTELAGLIPTTQKISDQVDTLYKQLDYAALGFTNNQDNLDVMVELNSDAPSDSMSNLVSQNKLAHNLNAIYNVVSDLHKVIVFVPDKDIFFPYFRTEHLFKNIPMPYSKPSSLNELFIKDKLFAALPPHPDVWSTEPETVISVVRKFSTPYSTDFGMLEIQLPYKSLELITRIENQQSGKQVYIFDDNGMLVFPYNPSIDNHHQALLTTLSKQLQEHIPISGKFKQEDQLTLLSTYNSGYLGWTTVVADDGISLQANLQRYRTILITIGFLTLLAVLIIYYFAIRKLMKPLKALTKTVRAVSLNNLSFNQNPTPNEHFEYNELIMLNRSFEKMIEKLKQAINTEYESRIREIEANYSALQAQINPHFLYNTLNVIAVHCEESGSIIAEDMCLRLAEMMRYSGSSSGTDVLLAEEIKYSIYYLELMKLHYENSLFYEIDIPDTMNILYFPKLSLQPFVENAINHGFDKSFPPWKITINGRFNTVDDWELVIQDNGSGFEQTVLQDLNQKLTAYRSNFIEGKLLKNLQISGMGMLNTFIRLVIHFGENFYFKVSNVGEHGARICFGVKERSDEEVK from the coding sequence ATGTTTAGTAAACTTGGATTTCAGAATAAAGTCATTGTTACCATTATGGGTATCTTCTTTCTAATCCTGCTTCTGTCCATGGTTTACTTGTATACTTACATGAAATCAATGCTAATTCAGACTGAACTGGCAGGGCTCATTCCTACAACACAGAAGATCTCAGACCAAGTGGATACGTTGTACAAGCAGCTAGATTATGCAGCGTTAGGATTTACGAATAACCAAGATAATTTGGACGTCATGGTGGAGTTAAACAGCGATGCACCCTCGGATTCCATGAGTAATCTAGTCTCTCAAAACAAGCTGGCCCACAATTTAAATGCGATTTATAACGTGGTTAGCGATCTTCACAAGGTCATTGTTTTCGTGCCAGATAAAGATATTTTCTTTCCTTATTTCAGAACAGAGCATCTGTTCAAGAACATCCCAATGCCCTATTCCAAGCCATCTTCCCTTAATGAGCTCTTCATCAAAGATAAGCTATTTGCTGCACTCCCTCCGCATCCAGATGTTTGGTCAACTGAGCCAGAAACCGTCATTTCCGTTGTAAGAAAATTCAGCACACCTTATTCTACAGATTTTGGAATGTTAGAAATTCAATTGCCTTATAAGAGCCTGGAGCTCATTACTAGAATCGAAAATCAGCAGTCGGGGAAACAGGTTTATATTTTTGATGACAATGGGATGCTTGTATTTCCTTACAATCCTTCAATAGACAATCATCATCAAGCCTTGCTGACAACGCTTTCTAAACAATTGCAAGAGCATATTCCTATCTCCGGAAAATTCAAACAAGAGGACCAATTAACGCTGCTAAGCACCTATAACTCGGGCTATTTGGGCTGGACCACTGTCGTAGCCGATGATGGGATTTCATTACAGGCTAATCTTCAACGTTATCGCACAATTCTCATTACGATAGGGTTTCTAACCCTACTTGCTGTGCTGATCATCTACTATTTTGCTATACGAAAACTAATGAAGCCGTTAAAAGCACTGACAAAAACAGTCCGGGCAGTGAGCTTGAACAACCTCTCCTTCAACCAGAATCCTACTCCCAATGAGCACTTTGAATATAACGAACTGATTATGCTGAACCGCTCTTTTGAGAAGATGATAGAAAAGCTTAAACAGGCGATTAATACGGAATATGAGTCACGCATCCGGGAAATTGAGGCCAACTATTCTGCCCTTCAGGCACAGATTAACCCACATTTTCTATACAACACACTGAACGTTATTGCCGTCCACTGCGAAGAGTCAGGTTCTATCATTGCAGAAGATATGTGTCTAAGACTTGCAGAGATGATGAGATACAGCGGTTCTTCTTCAGGTACAGATGTGCTGTTAGCAGAAGAGATTAAGTATTCTATCTATTATCTGGAACTCATGAAGCTTCATTATGAGAACAGCTTATTTTATGAAATAGATATTCCTGACACTATGAACATCCTTTATTTCCCGAAATTATCCTTGCAGCCCTTTGTGGAAAATGCGATAAATCACGGGTTCGATAAAAGCTTTCCTCCCTGGAAAATTACAATTAATGGACGATTTAATACCGTAGACGATTGGGAGCTAGTAATTCAGGACAATGGTTCAGGATTTGAGCAGACGGTACTCCAGGATCTGAATCAAAAGCTAACAGCATACCGCTCCAATTTTATCGAAGGCAAGCTGTTGAAGAATCTTCAAATCTCGGGAATGGGCATGCTGAACACCTTTATACGATTAGTCATTCATTTCGGAGAAAATTTCTATTTCAAGGTATCTAATGTTGGAGAACACGGTGCCCGGATTTGCTTCGGTGTCAAGGAGAGGTCCGACGAGGAGGTAAAGTGA
- a CDS encoding ABC transporter substrate-binding protein — MKQLQKKTLSVLLLGALIPVLSGCGSTSSNANTNAAAAPEKSNAAVTATEAPQETEVKSEPVTISYLAAASQLNYGGIKDLIAKWEAKTGNKVDIQAIQDDQYDNLVKAKLSGGGDIDVFFGSYQKYDVPNQLLEISGEAFESRLNDIALQSLKYTDEKIYAFPSSMALGSWGAFYNKKVFTELGLSAPKTTEEFNKVLEAIKASGKTPIYFAAKDGWTMLQHRNAVNGIIGGADPAVWDKLNENEVQWKDIPEFVYQYKQLEEWAKKGYLNKDLLTATYEKQQQAIVSGDAAIIFQGDFVVPELYKLDANAEIAFFPLPNKDGSQAIALSGATHVFISKKSKHPEEAKDLLRFLSDKEQAQAYLEVSPGVSPYKDIDVSNKMTEALTEIQNIVNEGKISKHGDDAYIIPLPYDDVVAAYAELLVGRITADEFVKKHGEVFLKNAKIAKIPGF, encoded by the coding sequence ATGAAGCAGCTTCAAAAGAAAACATTGTCGGTGTTATTGTTGGGCGCACTCATCCCGGTATTATCAGGTTGCGGAAGCACTTCTTCCAACGCCAACACCAATGCCGCTGCAGCACCTGAAAAGTCTAATGCGGCTGTCACGGCGACGGAAGCACCACAAGAGACAGAAGTGAAATCAGAGCCCGTAACGATCAGTTATCTTGCAGCAGCTAGTCAATTAAACTATGGCGGCATTAAAGATCTAATCGCAAAATGGGAAGCGAAGACCGGCAATAAGGTGGATATTCAAGCGATTCAAGACGATCAATACGACAACCTTGTGAAAGCAAAATTGTCCGGTGGTGGAGATATAGATGTATTCTTCGGGTCTTATCAAAAATATGATGTGCCGAATCAATTGCTGGAAATTAGCGGAGAGGCATTTGAATCTCGTCTGAATGATATCGCACTTCAATCGTTGAAGTATACGGATGAGAAAATTTATGCTTTTCCATCATCGATGGCTTTAGGCTCTTGGGGTGCATTTTACAATAAAAAAGTATTTACAGAACTGGGATTGTCCGCACCTAAAACTACGGAAGAATTCAATAAGGTTCTCGAAGCTATTAAAGCGAGCGGAAAGACACCGATTTATTTTGCAGCTAAAGACGGATGGACCATGCTGCAGCATCGTAATGCTGTAAACGGTATTATTGGCGGCGCTGATCCTGCGGTGTGGGATAAATTAAATGAAAATGAAGTGCAGTGGAAGGATATCCCCGAATTTGTATATCAGTATAAACAGCTCGAAGAGTGGGCGAAAAAAGGGTACTTGAATAAAGATTTGTTGACGGCCACTTACGAAAAGCAACAGCAGGCAATCGTTTCGGGAGATGCTGCAATCATTTTCCAAGGGGACTTTGTTGTTCCTGAACTTTATAAGCTTGACGCTAATGCAGAAATTGCGTTCTTCCCGCTTCCTAATAAAGACGGTTCACAAGCGATTGCTTTAAGCGGTGCAACTCATGTGTTCATCTCTAAGAAAAGCAAGCATCCAGAAGAAGCTAAAGATCTGCTCAGATTCCTGTCAGATAAAGAACAAGCACAAGCCTATTTAGAGGTTTCTCCGGGTGTAAGTCCATACAAGGATATTGATGTGTCTAACAAGATGACGGAAGCGTTGACGGAAATACAGAACATCGTTAATGAAGGTAAAATCTCAAAGCATGGCGATGACGCTTATATCATTCCACTCCCTTATGACGACGTTGTCGCGGCATATGCAGAGCTTCTAGTAGGTAGAATCACAGCAGATGAATTCGTTAAAAAGCACGGTGAGGTGTTCTTGAAAAACGCTAAAATCGCAAAAATTCCTGGATTTTAA
- a CDS encoding carbohydrate ABC transporter permease, which produces MQQNYKRKNYPVIYLIPILLIFTVFYVSPAILGLLYSLTDASIKSSGVTFVGLENYKLLFSDGADFFFSIWNQFKFAILDALGKTIIGLLAALLLNRRFKGNHFLRALIYLPIMFGTIMVAIIFNYILSYDGFLNGFFEAVGLHGLVNDWLGSFTLAMYSVIAVDVWVGAGWSMLLILAALQSVPKEVIECSDIDGAGAFTKFFQITLPYIRGTLNLSFLLSIISGLKAFDIIYAMTRGGPGHATEVMSTFLVKSMSSGSIGYPAAISVIQFIIITVVAMIITYFNNRKESQ; this is translated from the coding sequence TTGCAACAGAACTATAAGAGAAAAAATTATCCGGTAATCTATTTGATTCCTATTCTTCTAATTTTCACTGTGTTTTATGTTTCTCCTGCTATATTGGGACTCCTTTATTCCTTGACGGATGCAAGTATTAAATCTTCAGGGGTTACCTTTGTCGGACTCGAAAACTATAAGCTGCTGTTTAGTGATGGAGCTGATTTTTTCTTCAGTATATGGAATCAATTCAAATTTGCGATCTTAGATGCACTTGGCAAAACAATAATCGGGCTGCTGGCAGCACTTCTCTTAAACCGGAGATTTAAAGGGAATCACTTCCTTCGTGCATTGATTTATTTGCCGATTATGTTTGGCACGATTATGGTCGCCATCATCTTTAATTATATTCTCAGCTACGATGGATTCCTCAATGGCTTTTTCGAAGCTGTAGGACTTCATGGCTTGGTCAATGATTGGCTAGGAAGCTTCACGCTAGCTATGTATTCAGTGATTGCTGTCGATGTGTGGGTTGGGGCTGGTTGGTCCATGCTGTTGATTCTTGCGGCGCTGCAATCCGTACCTAAAGAAGTGATTGAATGTTCCGATATTGACGGAGCAGGAGCATTTACTAAGTTTTTTCAAATTACACTCCCATACATTAGGGGGACTTTAAATCTCAGCTTTTTATTAAGCATTATCTCAGGGCTTAAAGCCTTCGATATCATTTATGCGATGACTAGAGGAGGACCGGGTCATGCGACAGAAGTGATGTCCACCTTTCTGGTCAAATCGATGTCATCAGGCTCCATTGGATATCCTGCGGCTATTAGTGTGATTCAGTTCATCATTATTACTGTGGTGGCCATGATTATTACTTATTTTAATAATAGAAAGGAGTCGCAATGA
- a CDS encoding carbohydrate ABC transporter permease — protein MSVASKTGKVLTYIAALLLAIIYLVPFILILLTSIKDETESKIMNLSLPKTYMFENFATAFTQGQIWRGFLNGMFVSTVVTVLTVLLCSYSAFIIQRNRNAFTNFTYKFLLTGMIAPFSFIPAIKLLQLLNMGNNFSGLIMVDLAGQIAFSILIYYSFMQGVPREMDEASVVDGCGPLRMFFQVIFPLLLPVVSTNIVLTFTAIWNDFSNVLFLVPKTSMWTMPMGVFNFQQLYTYNYGLVCAYITIALIPVLIIYLAGQRYIISGMTTGAVKG, from the coding sequence ATGAGTGTGGCATCGAAGACAGGCAAGGTACTAACTTATATTGCGGCGCTACTCCTAGCTATTATTTACTTGGTTCCTTTTATCCTTATTCTATTAACTTCCATCAAGGATGAGACAGAGTCCAAAATTATGAACTTAAGTCTTCCGAAGACTTATATGTTCGAGAATTTTGCAACAGCATTTACGCAAGGACAGATCTGGCGGGGATTCCTCAATGGTATGTTTGTCTCTACTGTAGTCACGGTCTTAACCGTTCTTCTATGTTCTTACTCCGCTTTCATCATTCAAAGAAATCGAAATGCATTTACTAACTTCACTTATAAGTTTCTACTTACGGGTATGATCGCACCCTTTTCCTTTATTCCTGCGATTAAGCTGCTACAGCTACTGAACATGGGAAACAATTTTTCTGGATTAATTATGGTCGATTTGGCAGGTCAAATCGCTTTTTCCATTTTGATTTATTACAGCTTTATGCAAGGGGTTCCACGGGAGATGGATGAAGCTTCGGTGGTCGATGGTTGTGGTCCGCTGCGAATGTTCTTCCAAGTTATTTTTCCTTTATTGCTGCCGGTGGTCTCGACGAATATCGTGCTTACCTTTACCGCTATATGGAATGATTTCAGCAATGTCTTGTTCCTTGTACCTAAAACATCGATGTGGACGATGCCTATGGGCGTGTTCAATTTCCAACAGCTGTACACCTACAATTACGGACTCGTGTGTGCTTATATAACGATTGCATTGATTCCTGTGCTCATCATCTATCTTGCAGGCCAAAGATACATTATTTCGGGCATGACAACAGGAGCTGTTAAAGGTTAA
- a CDS encoding Gfo/Idh/MocA family protein translates to MKRITVALIGAGGRGAVAYAPYALRYPDEIQIVAVADPDVQRREGIKNSFDIEAQNAFTTWEDLLSGEKLADAVLICTQDNMHFEPTIKALEMGYHVLLEKPMSNNPEECFIMGEYAKKYNRIFAICHVLRYNHFFMTLKDLLEDGEIGNLMTVQHLENVGYWHQAHSFVRGNWRKAAESSPMILQKSCHDLDILLWLIGEECMRVSSFGSLSHFTKENAPAGAPLRCTDGCPVRDECAFYAPRFYLIDKEDWQGKYLRAYLTNDTSYEGIMTALKEGPYGRCVYHCDNDVVDHQVVNLEFANNVTASFTMTAFSNDSERIIRLQGTKGEIKGHMEDNTIEITDFVSGRKKLIKLRASDTGHGGGDEGIMKDFIKLVQQGSGQDSRSSAVVSVQSHLMAFAAETSRLEKRVIQMPEYIESLRQKVTV, encoded by the coding sequence TTGAAGAGAATAACTGTAGCTTTGATTGGAGCGGGAGGACGGGGTGCTGTAGCTTATGCGCCATATGCACTGAGATATCCGGATGAGATCCAGATTGTCGCCGTTGCTGATCCTGATGTTCAGAGAAGAGAGGGCATCAAGAACTCATTTGATATTGAAGCGCAGAATGCATTTACGACCTGGGAGGATTTACTTTCTGGTGAAAAGCTTGCGGATGCTGTTCTGATCTGTACGCAGGATAATATGCATTTTGAGCCAACTATTAAAGCATTGGAAATGGGATACCATGTGCTTTTGGAAAAACCGATGTCTAACAACCCAGAAGAGTGTTTCATCATGGGGGAATACGCTAAAAAATACAATAGAATCTTTGCGATCTGCCATGTCTTGCGGTATAACCATTTCTTCATGACCCTAAAGGATCTGCTTGAGGATGGGGAAATCGGAAATCTGATGACGGTGCAGCATCTTGAGAATGTAGGTTATTGGCACCAGGCACATAGCTTTGTACGGGGAAACTGGAGAAAAGCAGCGGAGTCCAGTCCAATGATTCTGCAGAAATCCTGTCATGATTTGGACATTCTTCTCTGGCTTATTGGAGAAGAATGCATGAGGGTATCTTCATTTGGCTCGCTTAGCCATTTTACAAAGGAAAATGCACCCGCAGGAGCGCCGTTAAGATGTACAGATGGTTGCCCTGTGAGAGATGAATGCGCCTTTTATGCGCCAAGATTCTATTTAATTGATAAAGAGGATTGGCAAGGAAAGTATTTACGGGCTTATTTGACCAACGATACTAGCTATGAGGGAATTATGACAGCCTTAAAGGAGGGACCGTATGGCCGATGCGTGTATCATTGCGATAATGATGTAGTGGATCATCAGGTAGTAAATCTTGAATTTGCTAATAACGTGACAGCCTCCTTTACAATGACAGCCTTCTCGAATGATAGCGAGCGTATTATCAGATTACAGGGAACTAAGGGTGAGATTAAGGGGCATATGGAAGACAATACAATTGAGATAACAGATTTTGTGTCCGGTCGCAAAAAGCTGATTAAGTTACGTGCCTCCGATACTGGACATGGGGGAGGGGACGAGGGAATTATGAAAGATTTCATTAAGCTAGTACAACAGGGAAGTGGACAAGACTCTCGATCTTCCGCCGTTGTGTCTGTCCAAAGTCATCTCATGGCTTTTGCCGCTGAAACGTCAAGGCTCGAAAAGCGCGTCATACAAATGCCTGAGTATATAGAATCTCTGAGGCAAAAGGTGACTGTGTAA
- a CDS encoding glycoside hydrolase family 95 protein: MTTLGPDSSNRLWYLQPAASWEEALPIGNGKLGGMVFGGVESERIDLNEDTLWSGFSRDPNNYDAIRHLARIREAVTHGRFKEAEEIAERHMLGSWNESYLPLGTLHIRQHGLQAIEQYERELNLKTGIVSSSFFSEGMSYTREAFASAPDKLIVLKYTSAGRGGSLSLSVKLESLLQHNGQIVRSMDDSSVDVMIQGNCPSHVEPNYVEDHPNPILYEEGLGLRYAISLRMIVDNGSINWNDNGDLEIRQADSVTILLSGVTDFSEEQSNSCTPELDLNAIGLLRLNKGSMITYAELKERHLADIGELLERVELRLETTSTSLLPTDLRLEAVKDGAEDPALAALYYHYGRYLLISSSREGSQPANLQGIWSKEIRAPWGSNWTTNINIQMNYWHVETANLSECHKPLLAWIRKLSSKGKRTARIHYDCRGWVAHHNVDIWLDTSPASGQAVWALWPMAGAWLCRHLWEHYSFNEDSVYLEKDAYPIMREAALFYLDWLVPDNKSPFLVTNPSTSPENKFVTKAGDPCAVTKASTLDLLLIRELFTHCIAASEILNQDAKLRVELFDALSKLYPLQIGSGGRLQEWAEDFEEWEPGHRHLSHLYGLYPGDLLQYDRDVEFVQACRRSLEHRLANGGGYTGWSCAWSMALWARLRNGAEFHKSWLSLLRTSTFPNLLDGHPYMVDTTIDYSRSIFQIDGNFGTTAAIGELLLQSHENEIHLLPALPPQWREGSVRGFRARSGFTVNMSWSNGKITEVSMGSDNGGLCRVRSAIPLTTEALDSMLCTTRNGFYSYEFFIPAGEDVFMKGVLYP, translated from the coding sequence ATGACTACCCTAGGACCTGATTCCAGCAATAGATTATGGTATCTACAGCCCGCGGCTAGCTGGGAAGAAGCATTACCCATTGGTAACGGCAAGCTAGGTGGAATGGTGTTTGGCGGAGTCGAATCCGAAAGAATAGATCTGAATGAAGATACACTATGGTCTGGATTCTCCAGAGATCCTAATAATTATGATGCCATCAGACATCTTGCCAGAATAAGAGAGGCAGTCACGCATGGGCGATTTAAAGAGGCAGAAGAGATTGCGGAGCGTCATATGTTAGGGTCATGGAATGAATCGTATCTTCCTTTAGGGACCCTTCATATTCGACAGCATGGACTTCAAGCTATCGAGCAGTACGAGCGGGAACTAAACCTGAAGACCGGTATTGTATCCAGTTCGTTTTTCTCGGAAGGGATGAGTTACACTCGTGAAGCTTTCGCCAGTGCTCCAGACAAACTTATTGTCCTTAAATACACCAGCGCGGGTAGGGGAGGAAGCCTGTCATTATCTGTGAAACTGGAAAGCTTGCTTCAGCATAATGGTCAAATTGTACGAAGTATGGATGATTCATCAGTGGATGTGATGATACAGGGGAATTGCCCAAGTCATGTAGAACCAAACTATGTGGAGGATCATCCTAACCCCATTCTTTATGAAGAAGGCTTGGGACTTCGTTATGCAATTAGTCTGCGTATGATCGTGGATAACGGTAGTATCAATTGGAACGATAATGGAGATTTGGAGATCCGCCAAGCGGATAGTGTAACGATCCTTTTATCTGGGGTAACTGATTTTTCTGAAGAACAGTCGAATTCTTGCACTCCTGAATTGGATTTGAATGCCATAGGTTTGCTCCGATTGAATAAAGGAAGCATGATCACCTATGCGGAGCTGAAGGAACGACATCTTGCAGATATAGGCGAGCTGTTAGAACGCGTTGAGCTGAGGCTTGAAACTACAAGCACTTCTCTCCTGCCAACTGATCTCAGGCTTGAGGCTGTTAAGGACGGGGCAGAGGATCCGGCACTGGCTGCACTGTATTATCATTACGGACGATATTTGCTTATTTCGAGCTCTCGAGAAGGATCTCAACCCGCGAACCTGCAAGGGATATGGAGTAAGGAGATCAGAGCGCCTTGGGGCAGTAATTGGACGACGAATATTAATATCCAAATGAATTACTGGCATGTGGAAACAGCTAATTTAAGCGAATGTCATAAACCCTTGCTTGCCTGGATTCGTAAGTTGTCATCTAAGGGGAAAAGAACAGCACGCATTCACTATGATTGCAGAGGTTGGGTCGCTCACCATAACGTAGATATTTGGCTAGATACATCTCCCGCAAGCGGGCAGGCTGTCTGGGCATTATGGCCGATGGCTGGGGCATGGTTATGCAGGCATCTGTGGGAGCACTATTCTTTTAACGAAGATAGCGTTTATCTGGAGAAGGACGCATATCCCATTATGAGAGAAGCCGCGCTCTTCTACTTGGATTGGCTAGTTCCAGATAACAAATCGCCGTTTCTTGTCACTAATCCCTCTACATCACCAGAGAATAAATTTGTCACTAAAGCAGGAGATCCTTGTGCGGTAACGAAAGCATCTACGTTAGATCTTTTACTCATCCGCGAGCTATTCACGCATTGTATCGCCGCTTCGGAAATTCTGAATCAGGATGCGAAATTGAGAGTGGAGCTGTTTGACGCTCTATCGAAGCTCTATCCCCTACAAATAGGAAGCGGGGGGCGCCTGCAAGAATGGGCTGAGGATTTTGAAGAATGGGAGCCTGGACATCGGCATTTATCCCATTTATATGGCTTGTATCCTGGTGATCTACTTCAATATGATAGAGATGTCGAGTTTGTTCAAGCTTGCAGACGATCATTGGAACATCGGCTGGCTAATGGCGGCGGATATACAGGCTGGAGCTGTGCCTGGAGCATGGCATTGTGGGCAAGATTACGGAATGGAGCTGAGTTTCACAAGAGCTGGCTATCGTTACTTCGAACCTCAACCTTTCCTAATCTTTTGGATGGGCATCCGTATATGGTGGATACTACCATAGATTATTCTCGCTCAATCTTTCAAATCGATGGGAATTTCGGCACCACTGCCGCTATCGGAGAGCTATTGCTGCAAAGTCATGAGAACGAAATTCATCTCTTACCTGCGTTACCGCCGCAATGGCGTGAGGGAAGTGTAAGGGGATTTCGGGCAAGAAGCGGCTTCACCGTGAATATGTCGTGGAGTAATGGGAAGATAACCGAGGTTTCAATGGGGTCTGACAATGGTGGCCTATGCAGAGTACGGTCAGCGATTCCATTGACAACAGAAGCACTAGATTCTATGTTATGCACAACACGAAATGGCTTCTATAGTTATGAATTTTTTATTCCCGCGGGTGAGGATGTATTTATGAAGGGTGTACTGTACCCATAG